GGAAACATTCAACGACAAGTCTGCTGAATCAACCACCCCCTTGATGAAACGCAGGTAGGACGGCATCAGGTCCTCGCAGTTGTCCATAATAAAAACGCGCTTGACATACAGCTGCATGCCGGATTTTTTTTCCGGCATAAACAGGTCGAACCCTGCCTGTGAAGGAATATACATCAGGGCATTGTATTCGGTTTTCCCCTCGGCATTGACGTGAAGAGTTTCCAGGGGTTCACTCCAGTCGTGGCTGATATGACGATAAAACTCCTGGTATTCCTCATCGGTCACTTCACTTTTTCGTTTATTCCAGACCGGCTTCATGGAATTCAAGGTTTCGGTTGTCACCTTCTTCACCGGTTCAGCCCCTTCGATGGGCTTGCCTTCCTCATCAGTAGGGGTTTCCTGGCGCTCAATATCCATACGGATGGGATAGGTAACAAAGTCAGAGTATTTTTTCACCGTCGACCGGATCACCCACTCCTGGGTGAAGTCCTGTTCATCGCCATCTATGGGACGCAGATAAACGGTTACCGTTGTTCCGCGCTCAGAACGGTCATATTCCTCAATGGTGTAGGTACCGTCACCGGTGGATTCCCACCTGACGCCAGCGGTGGATCCGGCAGCCCGGGTAGTCAGGACAACCCGTTCGGCAACCATGAAGCTGGAATAAAAACCCACCCCGAACTGACCGATCAAATCCGGGGTCAGGGCATTCTTTTCCTTATCGGCGATGGCAGCCAGCAAACTGCCGGTACCCGATTTGGCAATGGTACCGATATGCTCTACCACCTCGTCATGGGTCATGCCGATGCCATTGTCACTTATCGACAACGTCCGGGCATCCTTATCCACTTCAATCGTGATTTTAAAATCACTGCCTCCCTCCAGCAGATGCTGCTCCGTCTGGCCCTTGAAGCGCAGGGTGTCCAGGGCATCGGAAGCATTGGAAATCAGCTCACGGAGAAAAATTTCCTTGTGTGAATAGAGCGAGTTAATCATCAGATCCAGCAGCTTCTGGATTTCGGTCTGAAAGTGCAGGGTTTCCTTCGTCATCTGTTTCTCCTTACCAACGTGATTCAAACTAAAATTTTCCAAACACCACTTCCCCGCATTGAAGGCTCTTACCCTGTCTTGAGCATGTTCCGCCCACCCCCGGCTACCCACCGAGGGCATATTCGCCGGCCGGCATCCAGGAGTCATCCCGTGTCATGTCATGCCAAGTGGCGGAACAAGCACCCCATCCGGGGGCAAAGTGACAGCATAATCATCGTTCAATGAAAAATCATCTTCATCCTGGGAAAGTAATCATCATTTTCCCCATGTCAAGGGCTGAAAGATGAAGTGGCAACAAGGGAGGAAAATAGCGAAAAGATAACCGGCATGTCAAGGAATGATTGACCGGAAAGGGTCTTCTGCCGCTAAATTACCATTGACTTTTTCAGGGTTCCCTTACTATAGTAAATAAAAAAGGGACCGGTGGGGCAGTAACTGCCCTTTTATTTTTTTATCCACGCGGACCTGCAAGTTCTGACACCTAGCTGGTGGGCATCATGGCATTCCATAACATCTGTGTCTATCCCGAGACAATCCTGGCCAGGAAAGCCCAGGACATCCTTAGTATTGATGATCAGATCGTCAACCTGGCAGCAGCCATGGTCGATACTATGTACGCCGCTCCGGGTGTCGGCCTGGCAGCGCCGCAGGTTGGTGTTTCCCAACGGCTGATTGTTGTTGATGCCGGCGAGGAACGGGGCAAAGCGCTCATCACCCTTATCAACCCGGTAATCGTCGCGGGTGAAGGTGCAGCAGCAGTGGAAGAAGGGTGCCTGAGTGTTCCCGGATTTACCGCCGAGGTGCAACGCCAGGGAGAAATTCAGGTTCGCGGTATCACCCTGGATGAAAAAGAACTTGAGTTTACCGCTGCCGGTTTTCTGGCCATCGTTCTGCAACACGAAATCGACCATTTGAACGGCATCCTGTTCATTGACCGGATAAGCCCGTTAAAACGTGATATTTTCCTCCGAAAGTTTAAAAAGGGGACCTTGCAGGAGTAATGAGGATTATTCTGGCGGCCACCGGCGCATTTGCGGTCCCTTCCCTGGAAGTCATTGCTGACCACCTCCAGCCTGAAAATCTGTTGATTATCAGCCAGCCTGACCGTCGTCGTGGGCGCGGCCGGCATCTCCAGCCATTCCCGGTCAAGCAGCTGGCCATGGAACGGCAGCTGGTAACGATAACTCCGGAAAAAATCACCAGTTCGGATATTATTGAACAGTGCACCGCCTTCGCGCCTGATTTTCTGGTGGCGGTGGACTACGGCCAGATTATCCCGGCATCGCTGATCTCTGTGCCCAGCCAAGCGGCTGTCAACCTGCATCCATCATTGCTGCCAGCCTATCGTGGACCAGCCCCCATGGTCTGGACCCTGCTTAATGGCGACCCGGTTACCGGAGTCACCACCCAGTTACTGGCGCCACAAGTTGACCGTGGCGATATCCTGTTGCAGGAAAAGGTTGCTGTTGAACAAAGTGAAACGCTGCCGCACCTGACAGACCGGTTAAGAATTCTCGGAGCCAAGCTGCTATGGGAAACTCTGAAGCAATGGCAGGCTGGCCGCATCACCCCTCGGCAGCAAGATGAGGCGCAGGCATCCTATGCTCCCATGCTGAAAAAGGAGGATGGCCTGCTGGACTGGCAGCAGGATGCGGAAAAACTGGAGCGACAAATACGGGCTCTCAACCCCTGGCCAGGAACTTTTACCTTTTGGCAGGGAAAACGGTTCAAGATCCTTGCTGCCGAAATCCCGCCGGCCATGGCTGCCGACCATAAGGCTCCGGGAACCGTGCTGATTGGCGATGGTCGGATTTTACTGGCTACCGGCAGCGGCTTTCTCCAGATTACCAGCGTACAGGCGGAAAATCGTCCCCGCCGCTCAGCCGGTGAATTTCTGCGGGGCAGCACACTGAAAACCGGCGACCGTTTTACCCGCCAGCCCTTACCATAATAACCTATGACAACAACACCTGACCTCCCCTCAAAAAAAAGGGTTTTTATCGGCCTGCTGATTATTACCTTTCTGACTCTGTCGATTGCGGTGGTCATCATTGGCTGGGTTGGTACGGTAGGTTTGCAGCAGCTGCATCCTGTGCTGCCGACCGTTGCCCAGCTACTGGTGGGTTTCTCGTTTATTTTCCTGGCCGGCATCATGGCACTGCTTATACTCACCGTCATTCTGGGCAAAGAACTGCCCTTTGGCCGAAAGCTTAGAGGATTGATGGTCAAGGTGTTCCTGCCAATGATGATGGCCATCGGCAGGTTGCTGGGAATTTCCCGTGACACCATTAAAAAATCGTTCATCGAAATCAACAACCAGCTCATTCTTTCCCGTCGTTTGCATTGCAATCCTGATCGCATCCTTATCCTGCTGCCCCACTGCCTGCAAGAGGCTGATTGCCAGCAAAAAATAACCACCAACATCGATAATTGCCAACAATGTGGCTTGTGTGACATCAAGGACCTGGTGAAACTGGCCAAAAGGTATGGCACCAAGATAGCAGTAGCCACCGGTGGCACCCTGGCCCGTAAAATTGTTCAAGACTACCGGCCGCAGATTATTATTGCCGTGGCTTGTGAACGTGACCTGACCAGCGGCATCAATGATACTTATCCACTGCCGGTATATGGCATCCTCAACCAGCGACCCAATGGTCCCTGCTGGAACACCCACGTCGCCATACAACAGGTTGAAAAAGCAATTTTACTGTTTACCAGAGCCTGATTTCCGCCCCATGTTCTTCACCAACGAATTGACCACTATTATTGAACGTCTCCTGGCGGGCAAGCTCAACCGGGCAGCCGGATTCCAGGGGTCGGCACTGGCCTTGTTTATCGCTCTGCTGGGCAAGCACCTGCACCAACCCCTGGTAGTCATCAGCGAAGAATACCAGCAGAGCCTTGCTCTAAGCAGGGATGTCATCACCTACCAGCAGATGATCGGGACAGAACAGCCTCCTGCAACAATCTGCTTCCCTCCCCTGCAACGGCTCCCCTACCAGCAGGTTCTCCCCCTGGTAACCGTGGAACAATCACGGATTGCCGCTCTGCACCGTCTTCGGCATGAAAAGCACTATCTGCTGTTCACCTCCCTGACCGCGCTTATTGATCGGATGGCGGAACCGTCATCGTTCTACAATCGTTTTTTCACCCTCCACTGGGGGGCCAGCATCGACCGTGAGCAGCTTGCCGAACAGCTGCAAAACAACGGTTATATCCGGGTACCGACAGTTGATGAACCGGGAGATTTCAGTGTCCGGGGCAGTATTATTGACCTCTTTTCCCCGCTTTATGCGCAACCTTTCAGGCTTGATTTTTTCGGTGATGAGCTGGAATCCATCAGACCCTTTGACCCGGTCTCCCAGAAAAGCCAGGCGATTGAAAAAGAATCGGTAGATATTGCCCCAGCCCATGAAATTCTGCTCCCCAAAAACCGCGACAAGGTTAAAAATCGCCTGAAAGAGCAGTTCATTGCCCTCAATGACCCCCGGATTGAGCTGTCTCTCACCTATGAAAAGCTCGAACGGGGGACGCATTTTGCCGGCATCGATACCCTGCTGCCGGCCATCTCTCCCGTTCCCCATGGCCTGACCAGTTATCTGGCTGACACCATCATCCCTATCTTTGTCACCCCTCATTTGCTGATGGAAAAGCTCACTACCCTGCGGGAGCTGTTAACCGATGCCTATGAAAAAACCATCGCCAGACATCAGTTTGCCTTTCCACCCGACGGCTATCTCCTGAATTGTCTGGAACCACGACAGCTTTTCCCCGGTCGGGGACAGCTTATGATTGAAGACCTCCTGCCTGTTGACGGCAATGACGACCAACTTGTCACCATCGACAGCCGGTCAAACCAGGATCTGCGGGATGCGGTGCTGCGTTTTGCCGCCCACCAGCAGGAACGGTTGTTCACCCCGGCAGCAGACATTATTGCCGGCTGGCTCAGACAACAGCAGCAGGTTGTTTTTTGTGGCAAAAGCCCATCAGGAATTGAACGGGCAAAAAAACTGCTGGCTGAATATGACCTTCCGTTTACCTCCATAAACTCGATTGCCGGCATCCTGCAACAACCGTTGGCAACCGACACCATCAACCTCGTGCATGCCCCCCTCAGTCAAGGATCCCGGCTGGTTGATGACCGCCTGGTCATCCTTACCGAAACCGATTTGTTCGGCATCAAAAAAGCTGCCCGAACCCAGCGGACAAAGTCCTTAAAACCGTTTCAAGATGATTTTTCCGCACTTGAAACCGGCAGTTACATCACCCATATTGATCACGGCATCGGCATTTACCGGGGGCTGCAAACCCTGCAGGTGGAAGGCATCACCAATGATTATCTGGTACTGCAGTACCAGGGAGATGACCTGGTGTATGTTCCGGTGGATCGTTTTCACCTCATCCATGCCTATCACGGCAACCCGGAGCACGCACCAAAACTCACCAAGCTGGGAAGCAGTCAATGGGATCGGGAAAAAAGCAAAGCCCGGCAGGCAATTGATGATCTGCTGGTGGAGCTTATTGACCTTTATGCCAGCCGGCAGGTGGAAAAAGGCTATGCTTATCCAGCTCCGGATGCCGTTTTTGACGAATTTGCCGCCAGCTTTCCCTACGAGGAAACCACCGATCAGCAACAGGCGATAACTGAAGTGGTAGATGATCTGATGGCTGAGGGCCCCATGGACCGCCTCATTTGTGGTGACGTCGGTTATGGCAAAACGGAGGTCGCTATTCGGGCTGTTTTTCTGGCGGTCACCAACGGCAAGCAGGCCGCGATTCTGGTACCCACCACCATTCTGGCACAGCAGCATTACCTCACCTTCAAGGAACGTTTTGCCGCCTATCCTCTTGTCGTTGAAATGCTCAGTCGTTTCAGAAGCCCACAACAGCAAAAGGAGATTGTCGCCGGACTGCGCCGGGGAACGGTTGATGTGGTAATCGGCACCCACCGGCTACTGCAAAAAGATATCATCTTCAAGGATCTCGGGCTGCTGGTCTTGGACGAGGAGCACAAGTTCGGTGTCCGTCATAAGGAAAAACTGACCTCGCTGAAAAAAAATATCGACGTGCTGGCCATGAGTGCAACGCCTATTCCCCGTACGCTGCAGATGTCTTTAAGCGGCATGCGGACCATGAGCAGCATTACCACCGCCCCCCGGGATCGACTGGCAGTCCGCACCTATGTCGCCGCCTACGATGATGACCTTGTCAAGGAAGCAGTTGCCAAGGAGGTGGGACGTGGTGGCCAGGTCTTTTTTGTCCACAATTCAGTCCAGACTATTGAAGCAATGGCCAATCACCTCAGGAGCCTGCTGCCCAGCATCTCTCTGACGGTTGCCCACGGTCAGATGCCGGCGGCTGAACTGGAAAAGGTCATGGTTGCCTTCGCCAGTCACCGTTTCGATCTGCTTCTCTGCACGACGATTATCGAATCCGGGCTTGATATTCCCAACGCCAATACAATTATCATCAACAAAGCCAATGCGTTCGGCCTGGCTCAGCTCTATCAGCTGCGCGGCCGGGTTGGCAGAGCACAGAAAAAAGCCTATGCCTACCTACTGGTCCCAGCTCTGGATCAATTGCCTCAGGATGCCCGCCGCCGGCTGACGGCTCTTGCTGAAGCCAGTGAACTGGGAGCAGGATTTCGCATTGCCATGCAGGATCTTGAAATTCGTGGAGCCGGGAATCTTCTGGGGAAAAAACAGTCGGGTCACATTGCCGCTATCGGCTATGAGCTCTACCAGGAGCTCCTGACCGAGGCGGTTGAAGAGCGGCAGGGTCAGCTGCGAGAAAAAAGGGTTGAACCGGAGGTCCATATCAATATACCGGCCTATTTGCCAGCCCCTTACATTGCCGATGTTGCCGTGCGGCTGCAAACTTACAAGCGGATTTCCCTGTGTACCGATGAACAGTCATTATACCTTCTCGAAGATGAGCTTATGGATCGCTTCGGTCCACTGCCGGATGCGGTGCAGGAGCTGCTTAACCAGAGAAGGTTAAAACTGCTGCTCATGGACTATAGCATCCGCTTTTTTGAAGTGGGCAAAAGTCGGGTTGCTATTCACTTCGGGCCCGACCGCCCGCCTGAAACAGCAGCGATCATGGCCTTGATTAGCGAGGCAGCAACAACCTATCAGCTTATCCCTGATGACGGGCTGCTGGTAAAACAGCAGATCGAAGGCAGGGAGCTCCTTCCCTGGACCCGAAACCTGTTGCAAAAAATCTTTTAACCTGCTAGAATTTTTGATTTTACGGCAATTTACACAGCGCATGCACCGCATGCACAGGAGAATAGTGATTATGCACTCCACCTTAAGACATTGGGCCATCGTGGGTTTCATTTTTTTGACCATGGTTTTCATGCTGCCAGCCCCCCTGTTGGCTGAAGAAGGCGCCGAACAGATTCTGGCCACCATTGGCAGCGAACAGATAACCCTTGCCGATTTTGATCAGGAACTGGCCAAGTTGCCTCCGCAGTATCAGCAGATGGCAACCGATCCGGCAATCAAAAAGGAATTCCTGGATACCCTGGTTACCCAGTACGTCATCTACCAGGAAGGGCTACAGCAAAAGCTGCTGGAAAAGGATTTGATCCGGGAAAAAATTGAAGATTTCAGCAAAAAACTGGTGGTTGCTTATCTGCTCGACCAAGAGGTCAATAAAAAAGTCCAGGAAATCAGCAGTGATGAGCTGCACACTTACTATGAGCAACATCTCAATCAGTTTCAGCAACCGCAGCAGGTCAAAGCCCGACACATTCTGGTGGCCAACCGGGAGGAAGCGGAAACCATTCTTTCTCATCTGCAACAGGGGGAGGATTTTTCCAGCCTGGCAAAAGCCCATTCCACCTGCCCCAGTAAGGCTCGAGGTGGTGATCTGGGATTCTTCACCAGCGATCAGATGGTCAAAGAGTTTTCCGATGCCGCCTTTTCACTGGAGCCGGGAGAGATAAGCCCGGTGGTGAAGACCCAGTTTGGCTATCATATCATCCTGGTAGATGAAAAAAAGGCAGCAGCCCAGCAATCCTTCGATGATGTCAAGGAAGCGCTCACTGAAAAAATGCGGGCCGAACGGAAAAATGAATATTTTGCCAACTACGTTGCCGCGTTGAAAAAACAGCACAATGTGAAAATGTTTCCTGAACGGTTGCAGGACAACAAGTAGCCACTGGTCTTTTATCCGTTGGACCCCGCAGTGTCAGGTCCCCGGACAAACACCGGAACTAATGAATCAGTAGCAATGTCGTATCCAGACGGCCGATGAATGACCAGCTGACATGAACGGGGATCCGGACGAATTGTCAGCCCGTTAATCGATGAGCTCATCAATAAATAATGGCAATCCAGCTGCAGAGAGAATTTTCGTTTATCCGGCGATGATCTTTCCTCACCTTTCCCGCTATAAGTGGCTGCTGATCTCCCTGCTGCTTCTGATTGGCAGCGCTTGCAACAGCCGTGACCATGTTGTCGCCACCGTTGGCGATCAACGCATCATGCAAACTGAACTGGAGAAACGGCTCCAGGATTACCAAGCTGATTACCCCCACACCACCTCCCGGGATCCGGCAGACGCTGCTGCGTTGGAAGCCTTTCTGCTTGACCAGATCATCGATGAGACCTTGCTGGCCTTGGAAGGAAAGCAGCGCGGTCTCGATACTGGGGAAGAGGAGCAGGGGGAACTGGCGCATAAAACAATGATCGCCCTGGGGAAAGAGGTCAGTTATCCTTCCCATCAGGAAACGCTCGACTATTACCACAGCCACGAGAAGGAGTTTACGCTTCAGAAGCGTTATCAGGTCACCCATATTCTGCTTGCCGACGAGCACCGTGCTTGGGAACTGAAGGAAGAGATTGAGGCTGGTCGGCTATCCATGGAAGACGCCGCCAGCCAGTATTCTCAGGGTGAAGAAGCGGAACGAAAAGGCCAACTGCAACCCATGACCCTTGATGATTTTCTGCCGGAAATTGCCGCAATTATCCCCCGCCTGCGAGCCGGGGCCATCAGCCCGGTCATCCATACGCCATATGGCTACCATTTGCTGCGCGTGGACCAGAGTCTGCCGGCCGGGCCGCTCCCCTTTGCAACGGTGGAAAACCGGGTCAAAGACACCCTTTACGCATTGAAACTACGGCTGCACTATGAAAACTGGCTGAAAGCCAGCCGGAACCGTTATCATGTAACAATCAATCACCAAGGAACCAACTGATGGCACCAAGAAAAAAACTGCTTCTCTGGATTTTTCCAGCACTCATTCTTTTGGGCACCGGCCTACCGGCAGCAGTTGTCCGGGCTCAGGTTGTCGACCGCCTGCTGGTGGTCGTCGGCGATCAGGTAATCACCAGCCATGATCTGCAACAGGCCGTAAACCTGGAATTCGGCAAACAGCAGTTTGCCACCTTTCCTTCCGGCAAACAGCAGGAGGAGCAGAAACGACACCTGCAAAAACTGGTTGATGAGCTGCTGCTGGCATACAAAGCTAAAAAAAGCGGTATTGAGGTGAGTGACGAAGAACTGCAACATACCATCGACCGGGTGATGCAGCAGAACAACATGGATTTGGCAGCTTTAAAACAGGCGTTGCAACTGCAGGGTATGACTTTTGAAAATTACCGGCTGAAACTCGCCAAAGATCTTCTGCAAACCAAGTTTATCAACCAGGAAATCAAGTCCCATATTATCCTGCCCGAACAGGAGATCTATCGCTACGCTAAGGAGAACAATTTATTGCCCACCGTAAAAGATTACGTCACCCTGGCTCAGATTCTTCTCCTGGAAGAGGATTCTCCGGCTGGCAAGGCACAGCTCGAAAGGAAAATTACTGAAATAAGAAGTCGACTGGCAGCAGGAGAATCATTCTTCGCTCTGGCCGAAGAATTTTCCGTCGGCCCGGCGGCCAAAAAAGGCGGCCGTCTGGGGACTTTCAACAAGGGGAGTCTGCTGCCGGAGATTGAAGCCGTTGCTTTTGGCAAGTTACCGCTCAACGAGATGAGTCACACTATCAAGACAGACTATGGCAGCCACCTGATCATGGTATTGCAGCGTTCCAATGGCCAGGAAGAGGCTGGTGGTCTGGATCCTGAGCTGGAAAATAAAATTAAAAACATCCTTTTTGGCAAGAAAGTCCAGGCTGAACTGGAAGAAATGCTGGTAAAGCTTCGCCAGGAAGTTCCCATCAGCTATAAAAACTGACAATCCTTTTAGGCTCGGTGGCAGCTGCTTCACCGCTGCTGACCAACGTTTCCAAGGTTTCTTTCAACGTTTCAATCCCCGTATGGGTAAACGATGAAACGGCCAGCAGCTGCCGGGCGCCGTTACCGGTCAATAGGGGAGCCAAACTCTCCATCAACTGGGTAAGCCGGTCGTCGGACAACGTATCAATCTGCGCCAGCACCACCAGTTTTACCCGTTCAACCAGCTGGGGCTGATATGCAGCCAGTTCCGCCATCACGGTAGTAAAATCATCCGCCAGCAACCCGGCATCATCTCGGTTCCTGACCGACAGCAGATGAACCAGAACCTGGGTTCGCTCTACATGCTTCAAAAACCGGATACCCAGGCCGCTGCCCTGGTGAGCATTTTCAATCAGCCCGGGGATATCGGCGATAACAACGTTGCGATAATCACTCCCTGACATAATCCCCAAGTTAGGATTCAAGGTCGTAAAGGGATAGTCGGCAACTTTTGGTTTGGCCGCCGACAGAACCGAAATGAGTGTTGATTTGCCGGCATTCGGCAAGCCCACCAAACCTACCTGGGCAATCACCTTTAAAATCAGTCGGAGCTTTTTCTCTTCACCTGCCTCTCCCGGCTGGGCAAAACGGGGGGTACGCATCGTCGAGGAACTGAAGTGAGTATTCCCCTTGCCGCCACGACCGCCACTGGCTACCTGCAACCGTTGCCCCGGCGCCATCACCTCACCGCATAACACCTGCTCCTGCGGATCAGCACCAAGCTCCCATACCTCTGTCCCCAAGGGCACCATAATCTCCAGGTTCGGACTGGCAGCACCATCTCGTCGCTTTCCGGCACCGTTACCTCCCTTTGCCACTCGATAATGACGCTGATAAACCAGGTCCAACAGCGAACCTTTCTGGGGATCACCGACCAGGAAAACATCACCTCCCTTGCCGCCGTTGCCACCATCAGGACCTCCCCTGGGAACAAATTTTTCCCGGCGGAAGCTGACGCAGCCGTTGCCGCCATCGCCAGCCTGGACCTCAATGGTTACCTCATCAATAAATCTCATCATGCATCCCAAAAAAAATGAGCCCCGGCAGGGGCTCATCATTAACTATCCAGCCACACTATCTTCCCTGCTCAACCATCAGGCAATCGCCTCAACAGGAAAAACGCTTACTTTCTTCCGCTTTTTATCCAAACGTTCAAAGGCAACAACTCCGTCAGCCAGAGCGAACAGGGTATCGTCCTTGCCACGCCCCACATTGGATCCGGGATGAATCTTGGTTCCCCGCTGCCGCACAAGGATACTGCCCGCCGAAACCTGCTGGCCGGCAAAACGCTTTACACCCAGGCGCTTACTGACACTGTCGCGACCATTACTGGTACTGCCACCGCCCTTTTTATGTGCCATTATCTCTCTCCTCTACCCCTACAGAGAATAGGTCAAGTTATACGGTTATTTCTCCGATTTTCACATCGGTCACATACTGACGATGGCCGCGCATCTTACGATAGCCCTTCCGCCGCTTCGATTTAAACACCAGAATTTTCTTGGCCCGCTTCTGGTCAACAATTTCACCGACAACCCTGGCACTGTCGAGAACAGGATTGCCGACGGTCAACGCACCGTCTTTTTCAACGGCCAGCACCTCGGGAAATTCAACCGTGTCACCGGTATTTCCCTCAAGTTTTTCCACCTGGATAATCTGGCCAGGAATCACACGGTACTGCTTTCCGCCAGTTTTAACTACGGCATACATGAGATACCCTCTCCTTTAATGTCACTGCAAAGGGGCATGGTCACACTCTGACAGCCCATCACGACGCAGCCGGGGATAACGATTTTCCCCCTCACCCATAATTTTTCGGATGCCCCTCCAACAGGGGAACTGGTATATATGGTATTACGTTGCAGATGTCAAGAAATTTTATCCCTCTCTAATGGGCAAGACGAAAGGGAAAATCTGCCTTTTCCCCCTGCAGGACAACCCCAGCAGTAAAAGGCAGATTTAAATTGGCAACCAGAGCAACAGCGTAATCAGGGAAAACCCGGGTGACGATGATATCAGCATATTTATCCCCGTAGACCTTGGTTGTCGGATTACGCCAGAAAGCATTCTCCCGGTCATAAGCAGCATAGACCTCGCCAATTTTCACTCCGCCGCTCTCACCCTGATCGATAACAATAAATGAACCGGAGTCGGCCAGCCGGCGTCCTTTATCAATGGCCAGCACCGTAGCTGCCACGGTTGTTTGCCCGGGCTGAATCTTTATGCTTGCCGGATAGGTCTGGAAAGGAATAAGCCGGTCACCGGGAACCACCTGGGCTTTGCCGGCAAGCAGCTCCCCCTGCCAGGCATATTTCTCGCGGGCACCTCTGATTCTGGCAACGGCCACTTCCTGGTATAAATGATAAGGTTTACCACGATGGGAAATTTCATCAACGTAATGGATAACTTTCACCAACTCACCCGAATTGAAAGAGTTGGAGGGGTCATCGAAGAAAAAACGGTCACCAATAATCAACAAGTCATTCATCCCCTCTCCCCCCTTGACCTGGGGGAAGTCATCAGCCATGGCGGCAAAGAGAATCGGACAAAAATTATTTTTCTGGGGAATACTGACCGTCCCCTCCTCTGCCGGTGAGGGCTGTGGGGCAGCGGATGCCGCTGAGTCTGCCGCAGGTTTTGCCGCCTTTTCTTTGCCGGGCCGGGGAAAGACGTTGAGTTTGTTGCCCGGGTAGATCCAGTGGGGATCAAGGATGTAGGGGTTGGCTCCCCACAAGGTCGGCCATTGCCAGGGGGTCAGGTAGAAGCGTTCTGACAAATCCCACAGGGTATCACCCTTTTTGATGACATACACCTCACTTTTCCCGGATTTGAGTGCCTGGGTAACAACGCCATCCAGGGCATCATCAGCCTTAGCAGTCCCAACACCCAGAAAAAGCAGCATAAGCAGGAAAACACTGAACAGTAGCATGGCGGTACGTTTCATCGTCAACTCCCTTCGATTGACACTGCCGGCAGGCCTTGGAGCTATAATTCCTTCAACTTATCAATGGCGATCGCGGCACTGTTGCTGTCCGGATATTTTTCAACCACTTGTTGAAAATACTCTTTGGCCTTATGGTTAATGCCGATCATCTGAAATGACATGCCGATTTTCAGGAGACTTCCCGGCACCTTCTTGCTGTCGGGATAATCCTGCACCAAGCGTTTAAACTCTGTTATCGCCTGGGCAAACCCCGATAATGAGTAGTAGTTTTCCCCCAACCAGTAAAGGGCATTGCCAGCCATTTCATGCTGAGGATAGGAACGCATGAAAGCTTGGAACATCTCAATGGATTTTTCAAAATTGTCGTTTTTATAGTATTGAAATGCCTGCTGGTAGGTCATCTCCGCTGTCGTCCCGGAAGATGTTTGCCCTTCTCCCGCAATCGTCGGCTCCATTTTTGCGGCGGCGGCTGGCTTTGCTGCCGGCATGGATTTCTTGACCTGCTTTTCGGCAACGGCTGCAGCCGGTACTGATGTCAGGCGTTGACTGTTCTTTAAAGTCAGATCACGGATACCATTGACCTTAAGCCGCAGATCCTGCAGTTCGGCTTGCAACGCC
This genomic stretch from Candidatus Anaeroferrophillus wilburensis harbors:
- the htpG gene encoding molecular chaperone HtpG, whose product is MTKETLHFQTEIQKLLDLMINSLYSHKEIFLRELISNASDALDTLRFKGQTEQHLLEGGSDFKITIEVDKDARTLSISDNGIGMTHDEVVEHIGTIAKSGTGSLLAAIADKEKNALTPDLIGQFGVGFYSSFMVAERVVLTTRAAGSTAGVRWESTGDGTYTIEEYDRSERGTTVTVYLRPIDGDEQDFTQEWVIRSTVKKYSDFVTYPIRMDIERQETPTDEEGKPIEGAEPVKKVTTETLNSMKPVWNKRKSEVTDEEYQEFYRHISHDWSEPLETLHVNAEGKTEYNALMYIPSQAGFDLFMPEKKSGMQLYVKRVFIMDNCEDLMPSYLRFIKGVVDSADLSLNVSREILQHDRLVALIRKNLIRKVLDSLKNMLEQDREKYLTFWQAFGQVLKEGIHYDYEHKDALQDLLLVASTRGAELTTLKEYVSRMPEGQKEIYYLTGENREMLASSPHLEALKRKGYEVLLMTDPVDEWVLQTMTTYQEKSLKSLAKGEVALLSEEEKKASEEQLKADEEHYSALLTFLKNVLKEQVKEAKLSSRLTDSPACLVADEHDMSASMQRLLKAAGQEVPETKRIMEINPQHPLIAAIHDLYVANPSDPRLVEYGDLLFDQALLAEGSPVSNPVRFAKLVTKLMVQAAT
- a CDS encoding methionyl-tRNA formyltransferase yields the protein MRIILAATGAFAVPSLEVIADHLQPENLLIISQPDRRRGRGRHLQPFPVKQLAMERQLVTITPEKITSSDIIEQCTAFAPDFLVAVDYGQIIPASLISVPSQAAVNLHPSLLPAYRGPAPMVWTLLNGDPVTGVTTQLLAPQVDRGDILLQEKVAVEQSETLPHLTDRLRILGAKLLWETLKQWQAGRITPRQQDEAQASYAPMLKKEDGLLDWQQDAEKLERQIRALNPWPGTFTFWQGKRFKILAAEIPPAMAADHKAPGTVLIGDGRILLATGSGFLQITSVQAENRPRRSAGEFLRGSTLKTGDRFTRQPLP
- the def gene encoding peptide deformylase codes for the protein MAFHNICVYPETILARKAQDILSIDDQIVNLAAAMVDTMYAAPGVGLAAPQVGVSQRLIVVDAGEERGKALITLINPVIVAGEGAAAVEEGCLSVPGFTAEVQRQGEIQVRGITLDEKELEFTAAGFLAIVLQHEIDHLNGILFIDRISPLKRDIFLRKFKKGTLQE
- a CDS encoding DUF116 domain-containing protein, which codes for MTTTPDLPSKKRVFIGLLIITFLTLSIAVVIIGWVGTVGLQQLHPVLPTVAQLLVGFSFIFLAGIMALLILTVILGKELPFGRKLRGLMVKVFLPMMMAIGRLLGISRDTIKKSFIEINNQLILSRRLHCNPDRILILLPHCLQEADCQQKITTNIDNCQQCGLCDIKDLVKLAKRYGTKIAVATGGTLARKIVQDYRPQIIIAVACERDLTSGINDTYPLPVYGILNQRPNGPCWNTHVAIQQVEKAILLFTRA